The sequence GCCGAGTTCGCGGAACCGTTCTTCTCGTTCGCGGAGCAGGGTCGCGAGTTCGGCGACCGATCGTCGCACGCCGTCGGCGTCCGAGCGGGTGGCGACGGTGCCGACGTGCGGGAGCTCGGCGAGTCCCGACAGCGTGCCACCGCCGAGATCGAGGCAGTAGAACTGCACTTGCTCCGGGGTGTGGGTGGCCGCGGCCGACATGATCGTCGTGCGCAGCGCGGTCGACTTACCCGACTGCGGCCCACCGACGATCGCGATGTTGCCTGCCGCGCCACCGACGTCGAGGATCAGCACATCACGTCGCTGATCGTATGGCCGGTCCACCACGCCGATATGGAAACGCAAGTCGCCGAGGGTGTTCACACCCTCACGCCAATCGGCGAACGGCACCAGCATGTCCACCGTCGGCGACTCGTTCAACGGCGGGAGCCACACCTCGTGCGCCGCCCGGCCATGGCCCGCCAGACGCGACACCACCACGTCGAGCAAGGTCGGTCCGACCGCCGGACCGGTCGCGAGCGGCGCCTCCAGTTCCTCCAGCGACGGCAGTCCCGACGGCGTCGTCTTCTGCGGGATCTGATCGTCCCAGTCGATGGCGACGCGGCCCGCGGTGAACATCTTCATGTGGCTCTGGCCCTGATGCTCCGGCGACGCCGCCTCCACACTGTCGGGAGTGGTGTAGGGGCCGGAGACGTAGCTGGCGTTGAACCGCACCGGGTCGGCCGAATCGCACTTCAGGTATGCCGATCCCGGGACGCTCGGCAGGTGATAGGCATCCGGAACGCCCAGCACGGTGCGAGACTCGTTGGCCGAGAACGTCTTCAGGCCGATGCGGTAGGAGAGGTGACTGTCCAGACCGCGTAGCTTGCCCTCTTCCAGGCGTTGCGACGCGAGCAGCAGGTGCATGTGCAGCGAACGACCCAGCCGGCCGATCGCGACGAACAGTTCGGCGAAATCGGGTTTCTGCGAGAGGAGTTCGGAGAACTCGTCGACCACGATGAACAGTGCGGGTAGCGGATCGAGTGGCTTGCCTGCGGCGCGTGCCCGCTCGTAGTCACCGACGTTGGCGAAGTTGCCCGCCGAACGCAGCAGCTCCTGACGACGGTTCATCTCGCCGGAGAGTGCATCCTTCATGCGGTCGACCATCGACAGCTCGTCTTCGAGGTTGGTGATGACCGCTGCGACATGCGGAGCCGCATCCAGACCGAGGAAGGTCGCGCCACCCTTGAAGTCGACGAGGACGAGGTTGAGCGCGTCCGGCGAGTGCGTGGCGATCAGCGACAGCACCAATGTCCGGAGGAACTCCGACTTTCCCGAGCCGGTCGCGCCGATACACAACCCGTGCGGGCCCATACCGTTCTCGGCGGCCTCCTTGATGTCGAGTTCGACCGGACTGCCGTTCTGGGAGACGCCGATGGGCACCCGCAGTCTCTCCCGAGGGGTCCGAGGACGCCACACCACAGCGGGGTCGATGCGATTTGCATCCGGGATCTTCAGCAGTGCCATCAGTCCGGGATCGCTCGGTGTGCTGTCCTGTTCCAGGCTGACGATCTGCGCCGCGGTGGCGATGCGGTAGCGCGACATCGCCCGCGCGAACACCTCGGCGTCGGGGACCGAGATGGTGTCGATGTCGGCAAACGTCTCGTCGCCGGCCGCACTCCGCGCCGCGACCGTTCCGTCCCGCACGATCAACTGCAGTCCGCGGCGCGCGGCCAGACCGTCGGGCGCAGCGGTGAGGTCCAGGATCGAGACGCCGTCCATGCCGGCATCGCTGATCAGGCGCTCATCGCCGTTGACGTAGCCGTCGTCGATGACCACCACGTAGTGCATGCGTCCCGGCGTCGGCGGCGTGGTGCGCGAGAACCTTCCGCGATCCATCAGATCCGAACCGATGGCCTCCTCCGCCTCGGCGACCGAACCGTAGAGCATCCGTTCGGCACCCACCGCGTCACGCCTGGTCGGGTGATGCACATGCGGAAGCCACTTGGTCCACGACCAGGACTCGGCCTCCGGATCGGCGCAGACGATCAAGATGCGCAGATGGTCTGGCCCATGGAAGGCACACAGTTCCATCACCATCGACCGCATCAATCCGCGCGTCTCCTGGCGGATGCCCTCCACACTGATGGCCGGGAAACCGCGCAGGGACACCGACGTCGGCAGGCGGTGGACAACCGAATACGTGCGCACGAAGCGCCGCAGAGCGACCGTCGACACGGGTTCGAGATCTTCGAGGGGCCCCGTCTCGGGTGGCATCAGCCGGGAGGCGAGACGCTGATTGCCGACGCCGACGCGGACGTGGCCGAAGTCGTGGTCGCCGGGCCTGCGTTCCCACATGCGCCGGCTGCCGACCACGCCCTGCAGCGCCTTCGGTTCGGGATGACTCCACTCGAGCGCCTGACGCTGCGTCTTGCCGGTCGCCTGCACATCTTCGCGGAGCTGTGCGAGGTATCGGAAGTAGTCCTTGCGCTCCTCGTTCAGTTCGGCAGCGCGCTTCCCGCCGCCACGGCCACCACCCATGAACATGCCGACCGTCGACATCACCATGATCATCGGGAACATCAGCATCATGGGATTGGTCAGCATCGAGCGACCGCCGACGGTGAACATCATCGCGACCATGCCGACAACCGCGAGGATCATGACGATCGGCAGCATCTTCATCATGATGCTGCCCGGGATCACTCGGGGTACGTCCGGCGGCGGCTGGACCGCCACCTCGCCGCCTGGTGCCCGCGGTGGAGAAATCCGCGGCTTACGCACAAATCCCGTGGTCGCCAATGGTCCCCCTCACGCGCCGTTTCCCGAGGCGGCGCATCACACCTGTGTCCGGGATGCTATCGACAATCCGGTAGATTGCCTAAACGACCGGGGCGTTGAATGCTGCCCCGAAAGCACGTGACCTGGGGGAATGTCTGACAATGACGATCGACGACCCGCTTGCCGTCCTCGATCAGGAGGCGCACACGGGCGAGCCCGACCTGACGCGCATCTCGATCCTCGGCGGCAACACCCAGCTCGACGTCGCACTGCCGTCCTCGGTGCCCGTGGCAGCCCTGCTCCCCGATCTCGTCGCCCTGATCGAGTCGCGAAACCCCCGGCGGCACAAGGACAATCCCGCCGACGACGACAAGCGCGAGCATTGGACGCTGAGCAAGGTGGGCCGCGATCCCATCGAATCGCATCGCACCCTGCACGAGGCGCAGATCCTCGACGGCGACCTGCTGATCCTCAAATCGGTCGTCTCGCGCGAGACGCCGGCCCTCTTCGACGATGTCATCGACGCTGTCGGTCGTCTGAATGAATCTCGTTTCACGAGCTGGTCCGCCCGCTCGGCTCGGATCATGGGCTACGTGGTCGCGATGGTCGCGAGCGTGGCCGCGGCGCTGATCCTGCTGATGTCCCGCGGGCAGGCCGACAACGTGCTGCCCGGTGCGATCAGCGTGGTCCTGGCGATCGGGTTCATCGTGGCCGCGACCATCGTGGTCAGGTATTACCGCGACGAGGGCACCGCGACCGTCCTCTCCTTCTGCGCCCAGCCGCTGGTGTTCGCCGGTGCAATGCTTCTGACTCCACATGGGTTCGGTGCGCCGCACCTGACCTTTGCGTGCGCAGCGTCGCTCGTCTCCGCCGTCATCGTCTATCGCGTCACCACGGTCGGCCCCATGATGCACAGCGCCATCCTGTTCGCCTCGATCGGCGGACTCATCGCCGCGGGAGAGGTGACGCTCTTCGGCTCGGACGTTGCCAAGGTCGGTGCCGCGATGGCCGCCCTGTCGGTGCTGTGTGTGCTGCTCGCGCCGCGTTTCACCATCGGTCTGGCGCGACTGCCACTGCCGCCGGTCCCGACCTCGGGTGGCCCCATCGATCCGATCGACGCCGAGGTCCGGCCGACGATCGAAGGGGTGGGTGCGATCGGCGCGATGGCCCTGCCGTCGGCTGCCGCTCTCGAGCGCCGGGCGTACACCGCCAACCAGTATCTGACGGGCATCGTGCTGGGTATCGCCGTCCTCGCCGGTGTGGGGGCATTGCTGGCAGCTGATCCGCTGAACGGTTTCGACTGGCGCACCACGGCATTGGCCATCATCGTCGCGGTCGTGCTGGCGTTGCGCGGCCGCGCCCACAGCGACGTCGCGCAGACCGCCATCCTGGTCGCGACCGGCGCGATCGTGTTCGCCCTGCTGATGGCGGGCCTCGCCGTCGGGGACCTGACGTGGATGTACATCGCCTTCGGCTGCGTGCTGGCGCTCGCCCTGCTGGCCATCCTGACCGGCGTCGTCGCACCCCAGCAGGAATTCTCCCCGGTGATGAAACGTACCGGTGAGATCCTCGAATACATCCTCGTCGGGATCATCGCGCCGCTGACCTTCTGGGTGATGGACATCTACGGCACCGTGCGCAGTCTCTGATGCGTGGGGTGCGGGCCGCGTCCGTTGCGGTGGTGTGCTGTGCGCTGTGGGCATCGGCCGGCCCAGCTGCCGCAGTTGTGCCGCCGACCGCGTCGCCGTCTGATCTGACCCTGCGCGTCCCGTCCGGGCCGCCACAGGCCACTGAGCAGAAAGCCTTGTGCGGCAAGCCGTTCGCCTCGAGCAGCGCTGACGTTCGAGACCCGTCGGCAGCCCAGCAGCTGATGCAGGTGCAGGCGGCCTGGCGCTACAGCAAGGGGGAGGGGATCAAGGTCGCCGTCATCGACACCGGGGTGCAGCCATCCAAACGGTTCACCAAGGTGATCGGCGGCGGCGACTTCGTCAGCAACGGCAACGGACTCACCGACTGCGATGGCCACGGCACCATGGTGGCCGGCATCATCGCCGGAAAGCCCAGCACGAGTGACGGATTCGCGGGTGTGGCGCCGGCGGCGGAGGTCATCGCCATCCGACAGACTTCGCTGTCGTACGGCCCGAAAGACAACAAGAGCGGCGGTTCCGCGGCCGACATCGCGGCCTCGAGCTACGGCAATGTGCAGACCCTCGCCTACGCGGTGGTGGCTGCTGTCCAGAAGGGCGCCGACGTCATCAACATCTCCGAGGTGGCGTGTGGGCCCGCCGGCACCCCCATGCACGACGGGGCACTCGGCGCCGCACTGCAGTATGCCTATCGCCGCAACGTGGTGGTGGTGGCCGCAGCGGGCAACCTGGTGGATCCGTGCAAGACGCAGAACACCGGGGTCAACCCGGCGAACCCGGCCGCGAAGGGTTGGGACACGCTCAACACGGTGGTGAGCCCCGGCTGGTACAGCCCATATCTGCTGACCGTCGGCGGGGTCGACTCGGCCACGGGCAGCCCGTGGCCACTCAGTCTGCACGGCCCCTGGGTCTCGGTCGCGGCGCCCGCGACCGGGCTCGTGAGCGTCGGACTGCGGGGTCAGGCTGTGAATCGCCAGGAGGGCGAAAAGGGCCCGGTGACCGTCGACGGCACAAGCTTCGCCAGCCCGTACGTCGCAGGCCTGGCGGCTCTGATCAAGGCTCGGTTCAAGGGGATCTCGGCGGCCGACGTGATGCGCCGGATCACCGCGACCGCGCACGGAGCCGGGTCCGGACGCAACGACGTGGTCGGTTACGGCGTGGTGGATCCCGTGGCCGCGCTGAGCGACACCGTCGTGGACTCATCGGTGGACGCCGCGGCATCGCGACCGATAGCACCGCCGGATGCGACCGGCCCCGATCACACCGCCCGCAACGTCGCACTCGCGGGAACCGGCGTCTGCCTGCTGACCGCGCTGGTGTGGTGGGCGATCTCGATCCCACGCCGTCGGTTGCGCAAACTCGGCGAGGACGACTACTGAGACAGTCGTCCCGCACGCACCCGGTTCGGGCTTGTGCGGGACGACCTGGTCTCGTGCGGACTTCGTACTCAGCGGGCCGGCGCGACTTCCTGCGGCCAGGAGATCTGCACGCCGGGCAGCACCTGCTTCGCCTGCGGCGCATTCTGTTTGGTGAACGTGCGGGCGTTGTCCTTCTGCTGCGGTCCCCCGGCACCCAGCGCCTTGTAGGGGGCGTCCGCCTGCGCGGCCGACCATCCGGTCGTGAAACCACCGACCTGCAGGTCCACGTCACCGCGCACGTTGACGGTGTAGTCGACGGCTGGCAGGCCAGACTTCGCGGCCTTCTCAGCAGGCAGCTTGAACTCGAACTGATTCGCCTGCGGGTTGGGCAGCGGCTTCGGTTTTGGCGCGTTCTGCTTCCACGGTTCCTTCGGATTCGCACCGGGGTCGCCCGCGCCGAGGCTGTAGGCGAGGGCACCGCCGATGGTGCCTCCGATCACGGCGCCGGCGGCCGCGCCGGCCGCTCCGACACCGGCGGCACCGATGGCGCCTCCGGCTGCAAGACCTATGCCAGCACCGCCGAGAGCGCCGAGGCCGACCAACGGACTAGCAAGCCCTCCGGTGGCGGCGATAGCAGGCGCAAATACCACCGAGTTGTACACGGCTCCCGCCACCGCACCGACCGGCACACCGACGATCGCACCGCCGGCAGCACCGAGCGCGGCCGCCGGAATCCCCAGCGCCACAGCGCCTGCCGTGCCACCGGCCATCACGCCGATGATCGTCGAGGCCGCCTGACGAGAGGCCTGATCTTCGGGCACACCGACGGCGATCAGGTTCTGCGCGATCTTGGCCTCACCATATGCGGACCAGGCGTTGATCGAGTTCACGTCACGGGTCGACATCCCCTTCGGGATATCGGTGATGAAATTGCCGACGCGGATCTTCTCGGGCGGCGGAGCAATCGGGCGCACCGGAGCGGTCGGCTTGGGCGCGGTGAGTGGCTGCGCGGGCACCGGGTTGTAGGTGCTCTCGTACGTCGGTGCGGTGTAGGTGCTCGGCTCCACATACGACTGGTACGGAGCCTCCTGCGGCGGAGCGGGAATGCTGCCTGGCCCGGGTTCCACCACCGGCGCGACCTCGGGGGTGGGCGTGGTGCCGCCCTGCTCCGGGGCGGGTTCGGTCGGGCTGGTGCCGCCCTGTTGCGGGGCAGTGTCGGTGGGGCTCGTGCCACCCTGTTCGGCCGCTTGCGCCAGGCCCGCACCGACGCCGGTTGCGATGGAGGCGACCAGTGCTGCCGAGGTGACGCTCAGTAGGAGTGGACTACGTCGATCCGTGGTCGCTGGGCAGCGATGCCGTGACCGCTTGGATGTGTGGGCCATGCGTGGTGATTCCTTTCGTTCACGCCCCCGACAGAAGGCCGCGTGGGATGAGGTGATGTGCTGCACAGGCAGCAGGGTGCGGCGCAGCGAGGCTCAGACCGCCTTGCCGCTCAAGACATTCGCGCCCGACTCAGTCGAGCGGCGCGCGCGTGGCACTGCCACGCGAGAAGCCGGCTCGACACATGGTCGACACCGGTATCGCTTCAGTGCGGTGGGTCGACTTCGCGGACCGCTCCCCTGCGGCTCGCGGCGCCCCATTCCCGCGTTCAGTTCCCCCGAAATACAGCATCCACAATCCTTACCCCGACAATGCTGGATGTGAGGATAGCGAAGAGTTGCGAGATTGTGATAGTCGGGTCGGTCGGGTGACCGACGGAGACCAGCGTCAGGGGACGATCGTGTACATGGTGGCGCCGAAACTCTGGATGTCGCTGCGCCTGTCACTCGATGAAGTCGACACCGTGACCGCCTTCGGCCCGGAACCCGGATGAGATTCGATGGTCACACGCTCGCCGGGTCGTCGCCCGAACGCGACCGGGAAATACTCGTTCTTACCGAACCCTGCAGTCGTGTTGACAAGTGCGAAAAAGCGACACTTCGGGTCGCGGGCCCATCCGGAACCGTTCCCGGTGAATCCGAAAGATGTGAGGGTGATCCGAACCACGCCCCGCTTCCCTTTCGGCGCGACCATTCCGATGTTGAAGGCACCGTGACAGAAATCGTGGTCTCCGAAAGTGCCTACGTTCTCGCTGTACTGCGTCACCCGCGGAAGTTGCGGCTCGGCTGTCACGTTGCCAGCCCCCCACCAAGTCATCGCCGACATCGCTACAGCCACCAGCAGCAAACACGCTTTACGCACTTCGTCCCCCCCGACATTTACTGAAATCTCGCCGATCATACAAAGCTCGCTCTGGGACGCCAACAGCGGTCTGACGTCGTGCCGTCACGCCTGAAGGTGATCAGCGGCCGTAACGCGACGCGTTGTCCGACTCGGAACCGACGAAGTTCTTCGCCGCGTTCTCGATGCCATGGACGTACTGGATCATCGAGTCGACCTTGGTCTCGGTGGCGTCCATGATGTTCTGCGTCTGCGGCTCGTAGCCGGAGGCATGCGAAGTGCCCGGTTTGTCGGCTCCCCAGGCCTGACCCTCGGCTTCGAGGCGACCACGGAGTTCGTCGCGAATCGTCGTCAACGCGTTCGCCACGTCGTCGAGCTGTCCTGCGCCTGCAAGCAGTTGCTGTGCCTCGACCTGCGTTGTGTCACCGCTCATCGCTCATCCCCCTGTTCGGCGTCCCACCCATGATGGCCCGTTCACCACGCCTGGTCCAGCGGGCCTTTCCCTCTCGGTCGGGTCTCGTCGAGCTCTTCATAGTGTTCCTCGGGGTCTGCGACGTCGGATGCGACACGCTTCGGCGAGTCCGGAGGCTCGGTCGACGGCGCCACTGGTTCCGGCACGAAATCGTCGAGGTCGGGCAGCCCGGGGAACATCTCCGAGATCTGCGGCAACGTGTCCATCCGCGCCTTCATCGGCGCCATGATCTCGTCCATCTGCGTCTGCGCCTGCTGTGCTGCCTTCTGCGTCGCCTCGGTGATGTAGCGACCGAGGTTGCTGAGGCCGCCTGCCCGATCGACGGCGTCGGGATGGAACTTCAGCTGGATCAGAATGCCTTTGGTGTTCACCCACGCCGTGACCAGGTCGTCGCTGGAGGTAGCGCTGGCGGTGACTGCCGCGAGCCGTTGCTGCAGCGTCGACATGTCGGCCTTCTGCTTTTCGAGGTCCTGCAGCAGGCCGTGCAGCATCTCCTTCATCTCCTCATTCGCCATTCATCCACCCCCATTCGGCGTCCCGGATTTGGTGCTCATGCTGCCATGGCCGTCACCGGTCGTCGAAATGTCCCGATACGGCCAGGGACACCAATGCCGCGTCGGTGTCGAAACCCTGCGTGCGCGGGAGCAAGGTCTCGACGAGGGTACGGGTGAGTGTGCCGAACTCGACCGCGCCGACGAACGCGTTCGCGACGGTCAGCAGCGACTCGGACGGCGCCTCGGTGAACGTTTCGCCGATGACCCGCGCGGTCTCACCGGTACTCCGCACGGCAGGCACCGCTGCTGCACACGCCGCGGCGTCCGGAGATTCGCCGCGATACCAGCGGCCGTTCTCGTACCACCAGCAGAACGACAGCATGCCGGCTCGGGTCCGCGCGTTGAGAGTCGAATCACCCACCCAGATCGGCGCTCCGGCATAGAGATCCGGCAAATCGCCCGAACCCAGGTAGGCGGACTGCAATTCGGGTGAGTCGAAGACCCCGCCGGAGAGCACCGCCCGATCCCCCGGCAGCCTGACCAAGGTTGAGCCACTGTTCGTCGACGACTCGAAGATCCCGATGTGCGGGGCCATGCTCGGGCCCGAGCTCGGCGCCATCGCGGCGAACACCGCAGCCACCGCTGCCCATCTGGCCCACAGGATGTTCAGATCCGGCCATTGGTTGTCTGCCGCACCGGCCGAAGTGGTCACGGCAGCGAGCGCGGTGACGGGCGTGCGCAGTTGTCGTCCTTCGTGAAAGACGTACGCGGCCAACCACAGTGGGACTTCGCGATGAGGGTAGGCAACGAAGTCGACACGGTAATCGGCCGGGGCGAACAAGAAGTCCGGACCGAACGGACGCTCACCGTGGTCGAAATCCACCTCGAGTCGTCCGGACCGCTCCAGCCGGAAGGAGATCCGCCACCAAGGCCCCGTCGACGACGTGGCCGCGAGCTCACGCTGAGCACGGACGAGCGCGAATGCCTCCGACGACGGCATCACCTGCACGGACGCCTGATCGGTGGCAAAAAGCACCATTCCGGTCTGACGATCGGTGGTCAGGGAGAAGGTGGCCGCCATGACATTCCAGTTCGACGGCGCCTGGTCCAACAGAGTACGGACGATTCGATCGTTGCCGGCCTCCGTGCGGCCGCGCAGATCGTCGCTGACGAAGGCCGGGCTCGGTGCCGGCTCCGCACCGAGGCTCAGCGGAACGTCGGCATCGTGGGACGGCAAACTCACCTCGCCACCATAGGAGGAAGTTCGGACGCACGGCAATCGGACGTCCCCGGTCTACGAGGCTTTCCCGGGCCGTTGTCGCTCGTATTCGGCGTCAAAGCTCTGGAGGACGTGAGCGTTGTACGCGGACGGCTCGCGCGCGTACCGCGCCGCGAGGTCGCTGCGGGCCGCCACCACTCGACGCTCGAACTCCATCACCTCGATCGGATTGGGCCGCACCGGGCGGAGTAGGTAGATCAACGCGGCGACCACGATCAGCGCCGCCAGCACCACCGCGCCGATCAGCAGGCCGGGACGCGCTTCCACCTCGGTCGGGTAGCCGATGTACGCACGGCTCCCCACCTTCCGCACGCACGTCCCACCATGCGAGGTCGGAGTGTCGCCGCATCCGGTCTTTGCCCGCGCCCACAAGTAGCCGATGAGCACCACGATGGCGGCCACAACGATCGCGCTGCCCAGCCCTCGCGCCACCGCGCCCGGCGAACGCCGCGGATGCCAGCTGATGCACGAGCGGAGGACGACCGTGCCATCCACGTTCGGGTCACCAACTCCCCCGGCCATCGCCACCTTCCCGACCAGACGATCTGATCTCGCCCTGAGACTAGTGGGCCGGGCCGTCGACACCGGCTCCGCCTCGCACGCCGCCCCCATCGCTAGCATGACCGCCATGGACAGCCATCAACAGCCGGCTCCGCACCATCTGCCCACCACACCGCCGCCCGTCAGCATCTGTGGCGCCCGCCCGAAGAGTTGGACTGCGTATTGGGTTCTCGGTGCGATCAACGCGGTCGTCGCGGTGCTGCTGCTCGTCTCCATCGCCGCCGGTGCCGTCGGAGGTATCTTTCTGAGCGGCGGCTTCCTGATCTTGTTCGGTGGATTCAGCCTTTTCCAGTGGTATGCGGCGTTCTCCAATGTCGGAAAGACATTTGTCACCGCCAGTGCAGATGGCATCTGGACAAGGGGTTTCGAGCTGGGATGGCATGAGATCCGCGCGCTCGAGTTCGTCGAGGGCACCTTCCGATACTCACTAATGGGAAACGAGACGACCGTGGCGTCCCGCCAGCGGTTGTGCTCGGTTGTCGTGACCACCATCCGGACCGATGCCAACGGCCGCCCGTTTCAATACGGCCAGACGATGGTCAACAACTACACGCGCAACGAGGACGAGTTCCGTGCCGCGGTAAGATATTTCGCCTCCCACGTGCAATTCCGCACCTATCTCACCAGCTCTGACTACACTCCGGACCCCGCGAGTACGTCGGCGCTGCGGCAACAGCTTTCGGCGGCCGGGATGATCAGCATCCACGACCGAAAGGGACGAGCGAAACTCGCTGTCGACCCGGCCGGAATCGTCCTCGACAACGGCAGGCGCATCGTGTGGGCAGACGTGACGGGCTTGGTGGCCCTCACCGATGTATCGACATCGCAATCAGCGGGAGTCGACATCAGTACACGCACCAACCGTCTCGTCGTCATCACTCGACATGTCGATCCGAAGCACAACCGCAACCACGAGGAACGTCCCGAGTACCGAGAGGACTACCAGCCCTCGATCGAACATCTGATCCCCATCATCCACCAACTGGCCCCGCACGTAGCGTTCGCGGACCGCCGCCGCATCTCGGGCCGCAAGTAGCGGTTGGGCGTTCACACCCACCTCTGAAGCAGCGGCCCCGGCGGCGACCCGATCAGTCGTGGTCGGGGCCGGCACCGACGACCTCGATCTGGGCACCGTGCGCTGCCAACCACGCCTGGAGTACGGCGCCGGCGACGAGGCGTGGTTGCGACTCACCCACATCGAGCGGCCCGGCGATCCGTCCGGACGCACCGTCCACTGTGGCTCCAAAGATTCTGGTGCCACCCAGATCTGTGTACGATTCTGCGCCGTCGAACTTCACCGACCGCAATACCGCCGATCTCAGGTCGACGTCGGGCATGAATGCGTTCCGGCAGTCCGCGTCGGTGAGATCGGCACCACGCAGATCAGCTGAATCGAGGTCGCACCGCTGTAGGTGTGCCCCACGTAAAACCGCTTCTGCCGCTTGACAGTCCGATAGATCCGCCTTACGCAAGCGGGAGCCGGT is a genomic window of Gordonia sp. SID5947 containing:
- the eccCa gene encoding type VII secretion protein EccCa — protein: MATTGFVRKPRISPPRAPGGEVAVQPPPDVPRVIPGSIMMKMLPIVMILAVVGMVAMMFTVGGRSMLTNPMMLMFPMIMVMSTVGMFMGGGRGGGKRAAELNEERKDYFRYLAQLREDVQATGKTQRQALEWSHPEPKALQGVVGSRRMWERRPGDHDFGHVRVGVGNQRLASRLMPPETGPLEDLEPVSTVALRRFVRTYSVVHRLPTSVSLRGFPAISVEGIRQETRGLMRSMVMELCAFHGPDHLRILIVCADPEAESWSWTKWLPHVHHPTRRDAVGAERMLYGSVAEAEEAIGSDLMDRGRFSRTTPPTPGRMHYVVVIDDGYVNGDERLISDAGMDGVSILDLTAAPDGLAARRGLQLIVRDGTVAARSAAGDETFADIDTISVPDAEVFARAMSRYRIATAAQIVSLEQDSTPSDPGLMALLKIPDANRIDPAVVWRPRTPRERLRVPIGVSQNGSPVELDIKEAAENGMGPHGLCIGATGSGKSEFLRTLVLSLIATHSPDALNLVLVDFKGGATFLGLDAAPHVAAVITNLEDELSMVDRMKDALSGEMNRRQELLRSAGNFANVGDYERARAAGKPLDPLPALFIVVDEFSELLSQKPDFAELFVAIGRLGRSLHMHLLLASQRLEEGKLRGLDSHLSYRIGLKTFSANESRTVLGVPDAYHLPSVPGSAYLKCDSADPVRFNASYVSGPYTTPDSVEAASPEHQGQSHMKMFTAGRVAIDWDDQIPQKTTPSGLPSLEELEAPLATGPAVGPTLLDVVVSRLAGHGRAAHEVWLPPLNESPTVDMLVPFADWREGVNTLGDLRFHIGVVDRPYDQRRDVLILDVGGAAGNIAIVGGPQSGKSTALRTTIMSAAATHTPEQVQFYCLDLGGGTLSGLAELPHVGTVATRSDADGVRRSVAELATLLREREERFRELGIESMRDFRKRKAAIFANTDATSQDPVAQDAFGDVFLIIDGWAAFRADFEPLETTVTTLINQGLTYGIHVVLTASRWGEIRPAIKDLIGSRLELRLGDPMESDMARKVAALVPSARPGRGISAEALHLLVGLPRLDGESDPESLTEAVAWSVDQLRRVYPGRQARKVRKLSLGLQRAEVYQRARELGLSLGTQQIPVGLGENELAPLVLDFDAQPLLFAFADNESGKTTLLRNIAMGLMEQGEGTQNKIVLVDYRRTMLGAVEGDHLAGYATSAQALGPMMKQLHQFFTNRLPGPDLTQQQLRDRSWWQGPNVHILVDDYDMVASASSGNPLSVLGELLPSARDIGLRLVICRRSGGASRALFDPVIGKLKDLSSDILLMSGDRDEGNIVGRTKMQKLPPGRGEFISRARGHEMVQISNLPPLI
- the eccD gene encoding type VII secretion integral membrane protein EccD, which translates into the protein MTIDDPLAVLDQEAHTGEPDLTRISILGGNTQLDVALPSSVPVAALLPDLVALIESRNPRRHKDNPADDDKREHWTLSKVGRDPIESHRTLHEAQILDGDLLILKSVVSRETPALFDDVIDAVGRLNESRFTSWSARSARIMGYVVAMVASVAAALILLMSRGQADNVLPGAISVVLAIGFIVAATIVVRYYRDEGTATVLSFCAQPLVFAGAMLLTPHGFGAPHLTFACAASLVSAVIVYRVTTVGPMMHSAILFASIGGLIAAGEVTLFGSDVAKVGAAMAALSVLCVLLAPRFTIGLARLPLPPVPTSGGPIDPIDAEVRPTIEGVGAIGAMALPSAAALERRAYTANQYLTGIVLGIAVLAGVGALLAADPLNGFDWRTTALAIIVAVVLALRGRAHSDVAQTAILVATGAIVFALLMAGLAVGDLTWMYIAFGCVLALALLAILTGVVAPQQEFSPVMKRTGEILEYILVGIIAPLTFWVMDIYGTVRSL
- the mycP gene encoding type VII secretion-associated serine protease mycosin — encoded protein: MRGVRAASVAVVCCALWASAGPAAAVVPPTASPSDLTLRVPSGPPQATEQKALCGKPFASSSADVRDPSAAQQLMQVQAAWRYSKGEGIKVAVIDTGVQPSKRFTKVIGGGDFVSNGNGLTDCDGHGTMVAGIIAGKPSTSDGFAGVAPAAEVIAIRQTSLSYGPKDNKSGGSAADIAASSYGNVQTLAYAVVAAVQKGADVINISEVACGPAGTPMHDGALGAALQYAYRRNVVVVAAAGNLVDPCKTQNTGVNPANPAAKGWDTLNTVVSPGWYSPYLLTVGGVDSATGSPWPLSLHGPWVSVAAPATGLVSVGLRGQAVNRQEGEKGPVTVDGTSFASPYVAGLAALIKARFKGISAADVMRRITATAHGAGSGRNDVVGYGVVDPVAALSDTVVDSSVDAAASRPIAPPDATGPDHTARNVALAGTGVCLLTALVWWAISIPRRRLRKLGEDDY
- a CDS encoding enoyl-CoA hydratase, which codes for MIGEISVNVGGDEVRKACLLLVAVAMSAMTWWGAGNVTAEPQLPRVTQYSENVGTFGDHDFCHGAFNIGMVAPKGKRGVVRITLTSFGFTGNGSGWARDPKCRFFALVNTTAGFGKNEYFPVAFGRRPGERVTIESHPGSGPKAVTVSTSSSDRRSDIQSFGATMYTIVP
- a CDS encoding YbaB/EbfC family nucleoid-associated protein, with the protein product MANEEMKEMLHGLLQDLEKQKADMSTLQQRLAAVTASATSSDDLVTAWVNTKGILIQLKFHPDAVDRAGGLSNLGRYITEATQKAAQQAQTQMDEIMAPMKARMDTLPQISEMFPGLPDLDDFVPEPVAPSTEPPDSPKRVASDVADPEEHYEELDETRPRGKGPLDQAW
- a CDS encoding pentapeptide repeat-containing protein, with translation MTDYRTDRDAVRRWPDDSAARAALEEFFVRASEQDSVPTLGGSDLDFRGADLSGLHLGGAWFANADLRGVALRESWLEGCTFSEADLRGADFTGSRLRKADLSDCQAAEAVLRGAHLQRCDLDSADLRGADLTDADCRNAFMPDVDLRSAVLRSVKFDGAESYTDLGGTRIFGATVDGASGRIAGPLDVGESQPRLVAGAVLQAWLAAHGAQIEVVGAGPDHD